The Deltaproteobacteria bacterium genome contains the following window.
AAGTCTTTTTGGTTAATCTATTTAGTACATCGTAAGTGTGTGTTGTAGTATTTCCATTAAAATCAGTTCGAGTAAGAACATTTCCGTTATCGTCGTAAGTAAATGTCTCCACCTGGCCAAGTGGTAAGGTTCTCGTGA
Protein-coding sequences here:
- a CDS encoding RHS repeat protein; its protein translation is TRTLPLGQVETFTYDDNGNVLTRTDFNGNTTTHTYDVLNRLTKKTFSDNSETPSPTPLPAKLPRRQTTEGLLALATTVLTA